One Bacillus sp. FJAT-52991 genomic region harbors:
- a CDS encoding beta-ketoacyl-ACP synthase III gives MNTGILGMGRYVPDKIITNADLEKVMDTSDEWIRTRTGIEERRIAEEEENTSHMGVKAAKKAVEQAGIAPEEIDLIIVATVTPDYSFPSVACMIQEQIGARKAAAMDISAACAGFMYGIVTAKQFIDTGVYKYVLVVGVEKLSRILDWNDRNTAVLFGDGAGAALLGPVSEGRGILSFELGADGSGFKHLYQDQHVKMNGREVFKFAVRQMGESCINVLEKAGLQKEDVDFLLPHQANIRIMEAARQRLDLPIEKMSVTINKYGNTSAASIPLTFVEELEAGNIKDDDLLVMVGFGGGLTWGAIAMRWGR, from the coding sequence ATGAATACTGGTATTCTTGGAATGGGGCGTTATGTGCCTGATAAAATCATAACTAATGCAGATTTGGAAAAAGTGATGGATACTTCAGATGAGTGGATTCGGACCCGGACTGGAATAGAAGAACGAAGAATTGCTGAAGAGGAAGAAAACACCTCTCATATGGGGGTGAAAGCAGCGAAAAAAGCGGTGGAGCAAGCTGGCATCGCTCCAGAGGAAATTGATCTAATCATAGTTGCTACGGTCACACCGGACTATTCTTTTCCTTCAGTTGCTTGCATGATTCAGGAGCAAATTGGGGCGAGAAAAGCAGCCGCCATGGATATTAGTGCAGCTTGTGCGGGCTTTATGTATGGAATTGTGACAGCTAAGCAATTTATTGACACGGGAGTTTACAAATATGTGCTCGTGGTTGGCGTCGAGAAATTATCTAGAATACTAGATTGGAACGATCGCAATACAGCTGTGCTGTTCGGTGATGGGGCAGGAGCGGCTTTACTTGGCCCAGTTTCAGAAGGGCGCGGAATTTTATCATTTGAACTGGGCGCAGATGGTTCTGGTTTCAAGCATTTATATCAAGATCAACATGTCAAAATGAACGGGCGGGAAGTATTCAAGTTTGCTGTCCGTCAAATGGGGGAATCTTGTATAAATGTTCTAGAAAAAGCGGGATTACAAAAAGAAGATGTTGATTTTCTCTTGCCGCATCAAGCAAATATTCGTATTATGGAAGCGGCGAGACAACGCTTAGATTTGCCGATAGAAAAAATGTCAGTTACCATTAATAAATATGGAAATACATCAGCAGCGTCTATTCCGCTCACTTTCGTTGAAGAATTGGAAGCTGGGAACATTAAAGATGATGATTTACTGGTCATGGTAGGATTTGGCGGCGGCTTAACCTGGGGTGCCATTGCCATGAGATGGGGACGTTAA
- a CDS encoding Cof-type HAD-IIB family hydrolase, which translates to MTEKHLIVLDLDGTLLTDEKTISPRTKQTLQKVMEQGHEVMIATGRPYRSSELYYKELGLTTPIVNFNGAFIHHPRNDAWGMYHEPMDVKTAIDIVEACHEFNFHNIVAEVMDNLYFHYHDERLLDIFSMGNPEITTGDLRRVLTEHPTCLLIHAVEEHVPNIRKHLSDVHAELIDHRRWGAPWHVIELVKAGLNKAVGIQRAAVDLHIPKERIIAFGDEDNDLEMIEYAGIGVAMGNGIDQLKNIANEVTLTNEEDGIAVFLEERLRL; encoded by the coding sequence ATGACTGAAAAGCATTTAATTGTATTAGATTTAGATGGAACTTTGCTGACTGATGAAAAAACGATTTCTCCCCGAACGAAACAAACGCTTCAAAAAGTGATGGAACAAGGACATGAAGTCATGATTGCTACTGGCCGTCCTTATCGTTCAAGTGAACTTTACTATAAAGAACTTGGTTTAACGACACCCATTGTCAACTTTAACGGTGCCTTCATTCATCATCCAAGAAACGATGCTTGGGGGATGTACCATGAACCAATGGACGTGAAAACAGCTATTGACATTGTTGAGGCTTGCCATGAATTTAATTTCCATAATATCGTTGCTGAAGTCATGGATAATTTATATTTCCATTACCATGATGAGCGACTACTTGACATCTTTAGCATGGGGAATCCTGAGATCACAACAGGAGATCTTCGACGAGTGCTAACAGAACATCCTACTTGTCTGTTAATTCATGCCGTCGAGGAGCATGTACCGAATATTCGCAAGCATTTAAGTGATGTTCACGCAGAACTGATTGACCACCGGCGTTGGGGGGCTCCTTGGCACGTCATTGAATTAGTGAAAGCTGGCTTAAATAAAGCAGTCGGCATTCAACGAGCAGCAGTCGACCTTCACATTCCAAAAGAACGAATCATTGCTTTCGGCGATGAAGATAACGACTTAGAAATGATTGAATATGCTGGAATTGGTGTGGCTATGGGAAATGGCATCGATCAACTGAAAAACATTGCCAACGAAGTGACATTAACGAATGAAGAAGATGGGATTGCTGTCTTTTTAGAAGAAAGACTTCGTCTATAA
- the clpB gene encoding ATP-dependent chaperone ClpB has product MDIEQMTHSLQQGLSDAQTLAKEHEHTEIDLCHLLSALVNRPDSLLTRIIERAGSSDVNWKAFLESELAKKPVISGAHVQYGAYLSASVQNLIQAANQVKEAWKDEYLSVEHMALALASTNDYEMKRFLTKETLTKEKIEQAINDIRGNQKVTSPHPEASYEALSKYGRDLVEEVRSGKLDPVIGRDQEIRHVIRILSRKTKNNPVLIGEPGVGKTAIVEGLAQRIVRKDVPDGLKDKTIFSLDMSSLIAGAKFRGEFEERLKAVLSEVKKSDGRILLFIDEIHTIVGAGKTEGAMDAGNMLKPMLARGELHCIGATTLEEHRKYIEKDPALERRFQQVLVQEPTVEDTISILRGLKERFEIHHGVNIHDRAIVAAATLSNRYITDRFLPDKAIDLVDEACAMIRTEIDSMPSELDEVTRRVMQLEIEEAALKKEKDQASKDRLLQLQEELVNLKEKANEMRARWEAEKEAIQRVQEKREQLEKLRRELEDAENRYDLNKAAELRHGKIPMMEKELHELEKAMAASENNEHRLLREEVTDEEISAIVSRWTGIPVTKLVEGEREKLLRLESIMHERVVGQDEAVQLVSDAVLRARAGIKDPNRPIGSFIFLGPTGVGKTELAKTLAHTLFDSEEQMIRIDMSEYMEKHAVSRLIGAPPGYVGYEEGGQLTEALRRKPYSVVLLDEIEKAHSEVFNILLQMLDDGRITDSQGRTIDCKNTVVIMTSNIGSEFLLERTENTEEIQEETKEQVLQQLRRHFRPEFLNRVDDIVLFKPLSLDNIKGIADRMLNDLRKRLDDQQIKLEVTEAAKELIANEGFDPVYGARPLKRFIQHHLETKLAREMIAGKVSAHGTAIIDVEDNELVVK; this is encoded by the coding sequence TTGGATATTGAACAAATGACACATTCTTTGCAACAAGGATTATCAGATGCACAAACACTTGCGAAGGAGCATGAGCATACAGAAATCGATCTTTGCCACTTATTATCGGCATTAGTAAATCGTCCTGACAGTTTATTGACGAGAATTATCGAGCGTGCGGGAAGCAGCGATGTTAACTGGAAAGCTTTTTTAGAGAGTGAACTGGCGAAAAAGCCAGTCATTTCAGGAGCCCATGTTCAATACGGAGCATATTTATCAGCTTCTGTACAAAATTTAATACAAGCAGCTAATCAAGTTAAAGAGGCATGGAAAGATGAGTACTTGTCAGTTGAACATATGGCCCTTGCTTTAGCAAGTACAAACGATTATGAAATGAAGAGGTTTTTAACGAAAGAAACATTAACAAAAGAGAAAATAGAACAGGCTATTAATGATATAAGGGGGAATCAAAAAGTGACGTCACCACATCCAGAAGCGAGTTATGAAGCGTTAAGTAAATATGGTCGTGATTTAGTGGAGGAAGTTCGCTCAGGAAAACTTGATCCAGTGATCGGTCGTGATCAAGAAATTCGCCATGTCATTCGCATTCTCTCAAGAAAGACAAAAAATAATCCGGTCTTAATTGGAGAGCCGGGTGTTGGAAAAACGGCGATTGTCGAAGGATTAGCTCAGCGAATTGTTCGTAAAGATGTACCAGATGGATTAAAAGACAAGACGATTTTTTCATTAGATATGAGTTCGTTAATTGCTGGGGCCAAATTTCGTGGAGAGTTTGAGGAACGATTGAAGGCTGTATTAAGTGAAGTGAAGAAAAGTGATGGTCGCATCTTATTGTTCATTGATGAAATCCATACGATTGTTGGCGCTGGTAAGACAGAGGGAGCAATGGACGCTGGCAATATGTTAAAGCCAATGCTTGCGCGTGGAGAGCTTCACTGTATCGGGGCGACAACGTTAGAGGAGCATCGCAAATATATTGAGAAAGATCCTGCACTTGAACGCCGCTTTCAACAAGTGCTTGTGCAAGAGCCGACAGTAGAAGATACGATTTCTATTTTACGGGGGCTGAAGGAACGATTTGAAATTCACCACGGAGTGAATATTCATGACCGGGCGATTGTTGCAGCAGCTACATTATCAAATCGCTATATTACTGATCGTTTCTTACCAGACAAAGCGATTGATTTAGTGGATGAAGCATGTGCGATGATTCGGACCGAGATTGATTCGATGCCAAGCGAACTGGATGAAGTGACACGCCGTGTGATGCAGCTTGAAATTGAAGAGGCTGCGTTAAAGAAAGAGAAGGATCAAGCGAGTAAAGACCGTCTTCTGCAATTACAAGAAGAACTGGTTAATTTAAAAGAAAAAGCGAATGAAATGAGAGCAAGATGGGAAGCGGAGAAAGAAGCCATTCAGCGCGTGCAAGAGAAAAGGGAACAGCTAGAGAAATTAAGACGAGAGCTAGAGGATGCTGAAAATCGCTATGATTTAAATAAAGCAGCTGAACTGCGCCACGGCAAAATTCCAATGATGGAAAAAGAGCTTCATGAGTTGGAAAAAGCCATGGCTGCCTCCGAAAACAACGAGCATCGGCTGTTAAGAGAAGAAGTAACGGATGAAGAGATTTCAGCGATTGTTTCCCGATGGACAGGTATTCCAGTAACAAAGCTGGTTGAAGGAGAACGAGAAAAATTGTTGCGCCTTGAGAGCATTATGCATGAGCGCGTGGTGGGACAAGATGAAGCCGTTCAACTTGTAAGCGACGCGGTGTTGCGGGCTCGTGCTGGCATTAAAGATCCCAATCGTCCCATCGGCTCATTTATTTTCCTCGGTCCAACAGGAGTAGGGAAAACAGAGTTAGCGAAAACACTGGCTCATACGCTATTTGATAGTGAAGAACAAATGATTCGGATTGATATGTCGGAATACATGGAAAAGCATGCTGTTTCCCGATTGATCGGAGCGCCTCCAGGATATGTTGGCTATGAAGAAGGGGGGCAGCTAACGGAAGCATTACGAAGAAAACCGTATTCCGTTGTGTTGCTTGATGAAATTGAAAAAGCGCATTCAGAAGTATTTAATATTTTACTGCAAATGCTTGATGATGGTCGTATCACTGACTCTCAAGGCCGAACAATAGATTGTAAAAACACGGTTGTGATTATGACGTCCAATATTGGCTCTGAATTTTTATTAGAACGAACAGAAAATACAGAAGAAATCCAAGAAGAAACGAAAGAACAAGTACTTCAGCAATTACGGCGTCATTTCCGACCAGAGTTTTTGAATCGAGTGGACGATATTGTTTTATTTAAGCCATTAAGCTTGGATAATATTAAAGGAATTGCTGACCGAATGCTTAATGATCTAAGAAAGCGGCTAGATGATCAGCAAATTAAGCTAGAAGTAACAGAAGCAGCGAAGGAATTGATTGCTAACGAAGGATTTGATCCTGTGTATGGAGCACGCCCTCTGAAACGCTTTATTCAGCATCACTTAGAAACAAAGCTGGCCCGAGAGATGATTGCTGGAAAGGTTTCTGCTCATGGAACGGCTATTATTGATGTAGAGGACAATGAACTCGTTGTGAAATAA
- a CDS encoding YjbA family protein, producing the protein MLYLHDVWVNWFEGEENGYNVCHFHEWRKDDAVELLDQVPVVLVEEPLFDYIENQLSELPKQLLEDVRKKAFLRRNHERIQLEHCFVVSDGKGILAIDTMGYTIPVRKSRLVPRQEQLVYEMFQVHPVEEYEFESASEEKEYHILSLDPISMKGLTRKERQLKQLLFMALDQLFLSKNSAEIRYWYTEWAPDKYEDIQSMDCEAVKQAFNQEAKTGWSKHHYRLCENLIKGQAFFEKLWEVENASKINQSSNQ; encoded by the coding sequence ATGTTGTATCTTCATGATGTCTGGGTGAATTGGTTTGAAGGAGAGGAAAATGGTTATAATGTCTGTCATTTTCATGAGTGGCGTAAAGATGACGCTGTTGAGTTATTAGATCAGGTGCCAGTTGTATTAGTCGAAGAGCCATTATTTGATTATATTGAGAATCAATTATCTGAACTACCGAAGCAATTACTTGAAGACGTAAGAAAAAAAGCCTTTCTGCGTAGAAATCACGAACGAATTCAGCTTGAACATTGCTTTGTTGTTTCAGATGGGAAGGGGATTCTAGCGATTGACACAATGGGGTATACGATTCCTGTTAGAAAAAGTCGCCTCGTTCCTCGACAGGAACAACTTGTATACGAAATGTTCCAAGTTCATCCAGTTGAAGAGTACGAATTTGAATCCGCTTCAGAAGAAAAAGAATATCATATTTTATCTCTTGATCCGATCAGTATGAAGGGATTAACTCGTAAAGAAAGACAGTTAAAGCAATTGCTTTTTATGGCTTTAGACCAACTGTTCTTATCAAAAAATTCAGCGGAAATTCGCTATTGGTACACCGAATGGGCGCCTGATAAGTATGAGGACATTCAATCAATGGACTGTGAAGCAGTGAAGCAAGCTTTTAATCAAGAGGCAAAGACGGGTTGGTCGAAACACCACTATCGTTTATGTGAAAATCTGATTAAAGGACAAGCCTTCTTTGAAAAGCTATGGGAAGTGGAAAACGCGTCAAAAATTAATCAATCGAGCAATCAATAA
- a CDS encoding Crp/Fnr family transcriptional regulator, which produces MNRCRSLSEKFTKLFEEEKTVKLFRKGDYLFQEATEAKELFLLLSGKVQVSKFFPDGRELSLRICGKGDIIAEFSVFANNTQYLSNGKILEHGEALVMTKKQLEEVLSSDPQLMMKWFEYTQLDNQKTQSKLRDLIIHGKKGGVYSTLIRLSNTFGKQTEEGILIDVTLTNQEIANLCGTSREVVNRMFSELRKQNIISIQKSQLIIHDLDYLKKAIDCENCPIEICQID; this is translated from the coding sequence ATGAACAGATGCCGTTCTCTTTCAGAAAAGTTCACCAAACTATTTGAGGAAGAAAAGACCGTGAAACTCTTCCGTAAAGGAGATTATTTATTTCAAGAAGCGACTGAAGCAAAAGAACTGTTCTTGCTTTTAAGCGGAAAAGTTCAAGTGAGCAAATTTTTTCCAGATGGACGTGAATTGTCCTTACGTATTTGTGGAAAAGGCGATATCATCGCTGAATTTTCCGTTTTTGCCAATAACACACAATATTTATCTAACGGAAAAATTTTAGAACATGGTGAAGCGCTCGTCATGACGAAAAAGCAACTAGAAGAAGTGCTTTCCTCCGACCCTCAATTAATGATGAAATGGTTCGAATATACTCAGCTAGATAACCAAAAAACACAGTCAAAATTACGCGACTTAATTATACACGGAAAAAAAGGCGGCGTGTATTCCACACTCATTCGATTAAGCAATACATTCGGAAAACAAACTGAAGAGGGGATCCTTATAGATGTGACATTAACGAATCAAGAAATTGCTAATTTATGTGGTACATCACGCGAAGTCGTCAATCGCATGTTCAGTGAACTGCGCAAGCAAAACATTATCTCTATCCAAAAGAGCCAGCTAATCATCCATGACCTTGACTATTTGAAAAAAGCCATCGACTGCGAAAACTGCCCAATAGAAATATGCCAAATTGATTAA
- a CDS encoding DegV family protein has protein sequence MSMRLFADTACDLPLTFLNNEHITLIPLHVHLNGQDYEDMKGIDPKKVYEAIRGGEMPKTSQASPLLLEKLFTDLAKSGEPGIYPALSSALSGTYQTAVMIRDQVKEQYPTLDLTIIDTKAASLGYGLIILRAAERLHQASKEELISNIHFYCHHMEHIFTVEDLAYLAKGGRLSNGAAWIGGLLNIKPILHVEDGKLIPIEKVRGRKKAFHRMLDLMEQRGEALSSQRIAISHGDDSEAAQQLKQMIEERFNPQEVAVHMIGSTIASHAGPGTMALFFLNKQPN, from the coding sequence ATATCGATGAGATTATTTGCCGACACAGCCTGTGATTTACCGCTCACCTTTCTCAACAACGAGCATATTACCTTAATACCACTGCATGTCCATTTAAACGGTCAAGATTACGAAGATATGAAAGGGATTGATCCGAAAAAAGTATATGAAGCGATCAGAGGCGGCGAGATGCCTAAAACGTCTCAAGCCTCTCCACTCCTGCTAGAAAAGTTGTTTACCGATCTGGCAAAAAGCGGAGAACCAGGTATTTACCCTGCCCTTTCTTCTGCTTTATCGGGTACGTACCAAACAGCGGTAATGATTCGAGATCAAGTGAAAGAACAATATCCAACGCTTGATTTAACCATTATTGATACGAAGGCAGCTTCCTTAGGCTATGGGTTAATCATCTTGCGTGCTGCTGAAAGGCTACATCAAGCCTCCAAAGAAGAACTTATTTCAAATATCCATTTCTATTGTCATCATATGGAACATATTTTTACCGTAGAGGATCTAGCGTATTTAGCAAAAGGCGGGCGCTTATCAAACGGAGCCGCTTGGATTGGCGGATTATTAAATATTAAACCGATTTTACATGTAGAGGACGGGAAGCTCATTCCTATTGAAAAAGTTCGCGGTCGAAAAAAAGCTTTTCATCGTATGCTTGATTTAATGGAGCAGCGTGGCGAAGCACTGTCTTCCCAACGAATCGCTATTAGCCATGGGGATGATAGCGAAGCAGCCCAGCAGCTTAAACAAATGATTGAAGAACGCTTTAACCCTCAGGAAGTTGCGGTTCATATGATTGGCTCGACGATTGCTTCTCATGCTGGTCCCGGAACAATGGCCTTATTCTTTTTAAATAAACAACCAAATTAA
- a CDS encoding ComZ family protein, translating into MNENKNLEFMQIAMKYLPEAQEKVKEAGIEFSMDLMEPFMEMFLKVMNEAYELGKKDAEESN; encoded by the coding sequence ATGAACGAAAATAAAAACTTAGAATTTATGCAGATCGCGATGAAATACCTTCCAGAGGCACAGGAGAAAGTAAAAGAAGCAGGCATTGAATTCTCCATGGACCTTATGGAACCTTTTATGGAGATGTTTTTAAAAGTTATGAACGAAGCCTATGAACTAGGAAAAAAAGATGCCGAAGAGAGCAACTAA
- a CDS encoding BMP family ABC transporter substrate-binding protein: MIRKIMLLTLTVLLLVVTTGCQTNNDAELIGKVGLLVPKTINDQVWGTKGYKGMMKIQSQYGSEIFYKEGMDSQALVERAVEEFDHKGVTLVFGHGSEYSEYFNKIAPEYPDMHFVSFNGNATEKNTTSLKFESHAMGFFGGMTAAHASKTGTIGILATYKWQPEVKGFVEGAKFERPDIQVVTKYVDDWDDSEKALTLLESIIAQDADVVYPAGDGYNVPVIEKLKEQGLYAIGFVSDQSDLGKETVLTSTVQHVDKLYLLAATRFVEGELKSGNLHFDFQDGVISLSEFSPVLDKDFVNRINRDIDHYIETGKLPRKAEEKNERK; the protein is encoded by the coding sequence ATGATAAGAAAAATAATGTTGCTGACACTCACTGTCCTTTTGTTAGTAGTTACTACGGGATGTCAAACAAATAATGATGCTGAATTAATTGGCAAAGTAGGGTTACTTGTTCCTAAAACGATCAATGACCAAGTATGGGGAACAAAGGGCTATAAAGGGATGATGAAAATTCAGTCTCAATACGGTTCAGAAATCTTTTATAAAGAAGGAATGGATTCTCAAGCTCTAGTGGAACGAGCAGTCGAAGAATTTGATCATAAAGGCGTTACACTTGTATTTGGGCATGGAAGTGAATACAGTGAGTATTTTAATAAAATTGCACCGGAATATCCTGATATGCATTTTGTCAGTTTTAATGGCAATGCAACAGAGAAAAATACAACAAGCCTAAAGTTTGAATCTCATGCCATGGGGTTCTTTGGTGGAATGACAGCCGCACATGCCTCGAAAACAGGAACCATTGGTATTTTAGCTACCTATAAATGGCAACCTGAGGTGAAGGGCTTTGTCGAAGGGGCAAAGTTTGAACGCCCAGATATTCAAGTTGTAACAAAGTATGTAGACGACTGGGATGATTCTGAAAAAGCGCTGACACTATTAGAATCAATCATTGCTCAAGATGCCGATGTTGTCTATCCAGCGGGAGATGGGTATAATGTACCTGTTATTGAGAAATTAAAGGAACAAGGATTGTACGCCATCGGTTTTGTTTCTGATCAATCTGACCTTGGGAAAGAAACTGTATTAACCAGTACTGTTCAACATGTTGATAAGTTATATTTACTTGCTGCTACTCGCTTTGTTGAAGGGGAATTGAAATCAGGTAACCTACACTTTGACTTCCAAGATGGAGTGATTTCATTAAGTGAATTTAGCCCGGTATTGGATAAAGATTTTGTGAATAGAATCAATAGGGACATTGATCATTATATTGAAACCGGTAAGCTTCCAAGAAAAGCGGAGGAAAAAAATGAACGAAAATAA
- a CDS encoding metal-sulfur cluster assembly factor, translated as MDQDLKENIMGALEQVIDPELGIDIVNLGLVYDIDMEEDGKAIVTMTLTAMGCPLAGVIVDQVKAALADIPEVKEVEVNIVWNPPWTRDKMSRYAKIALGIQ; from the coding sequence ATGGATCAAGATTTAAAAGAAAACATTATGGGTGCGCTTGAACAAGTCATCGACCCGGAGCTTGGCATTGACATTGTGAACCTTGGCCTCGTTTACGATATTGATATGGAAGAGGACGGAAAGGCAATTGTTACGATGACATTAACAGCTATGGGATGTCCACTGGCTGGTGTGATTGTTGATCAAGTGAAAGCTGCACTGGCAGATATCCCTGAAGTAAAAGAGGTAGAAGTAAATATTGTTTGGAATCCGCCATGGACTCGTGACAAAATGTCTCGTTATGCCAAAATTGCTCTTGGTATTCAATAA
- the fabF gene encoding beta-ketoacyl-ACP synthase II gives MEKRRVVITGLGIVSPVGNSLEEAWANVLGGVSGIKPLTRVNPDDYPAKVAAEINDFDPEQFMDKKEARKMDRFTQFAVVAAKMAVKDADLTIDETNAKRIGVWVGSGIGGMETFESQFKTFLERGYRRVSPFFVPMMIPDMAAGQVSIYLGAKGVNSCTVTACATGTNSIGDAFKVIQRGDADAMITGGSEAPITQMSMAGFCANTALSTNPDPKTASRPFDANRDGFVMGEGAGLLVLEELEHALKRGAKIYAEIVGYGSTGDAHHITAPAPGGEGGARAMQIAIDDAGASPEEVDYINAHGTSTPYNDKFETMAIKQVFGDHAKKLSISSTKSMTGHLLGAAGGVEAIFTALAIKNDMIPPTINYETPDPECDLDYTPNESRKKEIHMALSNSLGFGGHNATIALRKFKK, from the coding sequence ATGGAAAAACGTAGAGTAGTCATTACAGGGCTTGGTATTGTCTCTCCTGTAGGGAATTCATTAGAAGAAGCATGGGCAAATGTATTAGGTGGAGTAAGCGGTATTAAACCGTTAACACGAGTTAATCCTGACGATTATCCGGCAAAAGTAGCGGCTGAAATTAATGACTTTGATCCTGAGCAATTCATGGACAAGAAAGAAGCACGCAAAATGGACCGCTTTACTCAATTTGCTGTCGTTGCTGCGAAAATGGCCGTGAAGGATGCAGATTTAACAATTGATGAAACAAATGCTAAACGAATCGGAGTTTGGGTAGGCTCTGGTATTGGTGGAATGGAAACATTCGAAAGCCAATTTAAAACATTTTTAGAACGTGGCTATCGTCGCGTTAGTCCTTTCTTTGTGCCGATGATGATTCCAGATATGGCAGCAGGTCAAGTCTCCATTTATCTAGGTGCGAAGGGAGTCAATTCTTGTACAGTTACAGCTTGTGCAACAGGGACAAACTCCATTGGAGATGCATTTAAAGTCATTCAGCGTGGAGATGCTGATGCGATGATTACAGGTGGAAGTGAAGCACCAATTACTCAAATGTCAATGGCAGGATTTTGTGCGAACACAGCACTTTCAACCAACCCTGATCCAAAGACAGCCAGTCGTCCATTTGATGCCAATCGCGATGGATTTGTGATGGGTGAGGGAGCAGGCTTGCTTGTTCTTGAAGAACTTGAACATGCCTTAAAACGTGGGGCAAAAATTTATGCAGAAATTGTGGGTTACGGTTCAACAGGAGATGCTCATCATATTACTGCACCAGCTCCAGGTGGAGAAGGTGGAGCTAGAGCGATGCAAATCGCGATCGATGATGCAGGTGCTTCCCCTGAAGAAGTCGATTATATTAACGCTCACGGAACGAGCACACCTTACAATGATAAGTTTGAAACGATGGCCATTAAGCAAGTGTTTGGTGATCATGCCAAGAAGCTTTCCATTAGCTCGACGAAATCAATGACTGGTCATTTGCTCGGAGCTGCTGGTGGAGTAGAAGCTATTTTTACGGCGTTAGCGATTAAAAACGATATGATTCCACCAACGATTAATTATGAAACACCGGATCCAGAATGTGATCTTGACTATACACCGAACGAATCTCGGAAAAAAGAAATTCACATGGCCCTTAGCAACTCTTTAGGATTTGGTGGTCATAACGCGACTATCGCATTGCGTAAATTTAAGAAATAA
- a CDS encoding YjzD family protein, which yields MQYIMTFFWTFLLIEMLTYVVCSMNGITFTIATMGMTGLIISVIVTILLFVLSALIPNDPVEHH from the coding sequence GTGCAATATATTATGACTTTCTTTTGGACTTTCTTACTGATTGAAATGTTAACTTACGTTGTTTGCTCTATGAATGGAATAACATTCACTATAGCAACAATGGGAATGACAGGTTTAATTATTTCAGTCATTGTAACTATTCTTCTATTTGTCCTTTCTGCCCTTATTCCAAACGACCCAGTAGAACATCATTAA
- a CDS encoding undecaprenyl-diphosphate phosphatase produces MDDAILLLKYLLLGMFQGFTEPIPISSSGHLQLAQHFFGIEIKGLTFELMVNTASLLAVLMVYRQDIVRLASNGLSYVKTKNPDDRSEFMFIVYLIIATIPAGVIGVVFGDFIEEELSGVRTVAITLIITGIALWTIRNLRGRKNDGDMKLRDALIIGFAQAIALIPGISRSGATIVAAMGLGMKQETALRFSFLLFIPVSLGGAILSFSDILSDPQLTQLAIPYALAFIGSFVMSYFSLKWFMNIMAQGNLKYFAIYCFIVGPLVLFFT; encoded by the coding sequence GTGGATGATGCTATTTTACTATTAAAATATTTACTATTAGGAATGTTTCAAGGATTTACAGAACCGATTCCCATTTCATCAAGTGGACATTTACAGCTTGCCCAACATTTTTTCGGCATTGAAATTAAAGGCTTGACCTTTGAATTAATGGTGAATACCGCTTCCTTGTTAGCTGTATTGATGGTTTATCGCCAAGATATTGTCCGCCTAGCAAGCAACGGATTGAGCTATGTGAAAACAAAAAATCCGGACGATCGTTCTGAGTTTATGTTTATCGTTTATTTAATTATTGCTACCATTCCAGCTGGAGTGATTGGTGTTGTCTTTGGAGATTTCATTGAAGAAGAATTATCTGGTGTTCGTACAGTTGCCATCACATTAATCATTACCGGTATTGCCTTATGGACGATTCGTAATTTGCGTGGCCGTAAAAATGATGGCGATATGAAACTAAGAGATGCGTTAATCATTGGTTTTGCGCAAGCGATTGCTTTAATCCCAGGTATTAGCCGCTCAGGCGCAACCATTGTTGCGGCGATGGGGCTAGGGATGAAACAAGAAACGGCCCTTCGTTTTTCCTTTTTGCTGTTTATCCCTGTTAGCCTTGGCGGTGCGATTTTAAGCTTTTCAGACATTTTAAGTGATCCACAACTTACTCAGCTAGCTATTCCTTATGCACTTGCCTTCATTGGTTCATTTGTCATGTCTTACTTTTCATTAAAATGGTTTATGAACATTATGGCCCAAGGAAATTTAAAATACTTCGCCATCTACTGCTTTATCGTCGGGCCACTTGTGCTTTTCTTTACCTAA